From the genome of Solanum stenotomum isolate F172 chromosome 5, ASM1918654v1, whole genome shotgun sequence:
CactacttaccactccaccacagtTCTTGTTAGTATCATCAAATGTTGTGATGTGTCGATaagtatttcttttattttcaattcaaTGTATCGAGtttgaattatgaaaataaaatcgTATCTGATCGGAGTgttagtaaaataaatattttttaggcgaattaaaattaattaggtCTCAAGGTGGATAATAAGTTGATTCTAGCCATGAAAATGATTGTCATGTAAATGAATTTGAGGGAGTACTAATTAAGAATCATAGTcaatataactaagtatggtAAATTTCAGATAAATTTAGACTGAAACTTGAGAACTTATGATCCAAGAGAATATTGCCTCCTCTTAACAGTTATATATCGACccaattaatttagatttaggAAATATGTTTCTTAAGGAGTATAAAAAGATTTCTGATTTCCTGCTAAGAAGTTCTCCATTTCTAGTGTAACGACAGTCCAAACTCATGACacgtattatttattttaatttgatagacTTGATGAATTTGTCTCTTGGATGATGTTATTATCGAGCTCcaagtatgtatatatatttgatgtGAACTTGTATTCTGtctcataaaattatattctcTTTCCTCTTTcactaaaatatgaaatttattaaAGTATTATATGTATCCTTCTTCAAAAATCTAACCTCATTAGCACGCCCTTCATCATGCACGCACATTAAGGGATGTGAATTGactttttaaaagtaatttataagctaaaaaataaaactcataaGTTGAGGTAGtcaattttttactttaatttgaacttaaaagAAAGTgcttaaaaatatgttttgtcattcaaaatattttttaaaaaaattaaagttactTAATATAAGTCAATCTAAACATCCTTAACAGTCCTTCACACCATGtacacaataattttttaactcaagtaaaaaagaaagaactaaaagtaaaaataattaaaatatttttttgtttttcattcgGTGTCTGATATCCACATTGAAGCTCAATTAAATTCAGATTCACGTTTTAGCGCTCTAAAGACAACTCCAcacctaagaaaatttaaactcaaagcatctaattaagaatgaaaaaatacTTACTATTTTTACtgtaacaaaattttgaaacatttgATTTGAGACATTAACTAGCTGTGGTGATGTTGCTCCCCAGCTGGATCTATAAGGTTGTGGAGTTTTCTGTTCTAACCCCACATGTCCCATTATATTACCCTTTTCCCCTAAAGATTCCAAACTCACTTTTATATATTTCCACTTGATTAATTTTCCTtacattaaaattaattttttttttctctttttaccaATACCCTCAACAAAATTTCAGAGGCTGTCACCCACTTTTTTCAACTATAAAATCCAAGCTAAAACACCAGAATAATCCTCTCTCTTTTAccttctttcttctctctatTATTATACACTTTCTAGCATtactctatttttcttcttaaataaaatatttgtctatttttgagtaaatatatattgatgctaaacttattatttctcatctttgaaATTGATGTCTGCAATTCTCAATGAACTCTTTCTTTGTGGTTTTATGATAACCACATATAGGCACAGGACCCATTTGGTGCAATCTTTTTCTGTTGTTTTTCTCTATTGGTTTTATTGCATCtcataatcaaattaattatgttatttaattaattcccccataaaattattattattgcataCACATAAGTACTACTTATAGtttcaaccaaaaaaatcactattttggGTCCTGCTAATTTTTAATtactattatttaaaaaaaaaatggtcatGGCTTCATCAAGTGGAACATCATCAGGGTCAAGGTCAGGGTCAGGGTCAGGATCGGGGTCAGGGTCATATACACTTCTAAACTCGGGTTCAGAAGAAGATTTACAACAATTGATGGATGagagaaagaggaagagaaTGATATCAAATCGCGAATCAGCTCGGAGATCGAGAATGAAGAAACAAAAGCATTTGGATGATCTCATGTCCCGATTGTCCAATCTCATGAAAGAAAATAACGAAATATTGACAAGCAtgagtgtcacgacccaaaattaCCTGAATATTGAGGCTGAAAACTCAATCCTAAGAGCACAAGTGTCTGAACTCAAACAAAGGTTCGAGTCCCTGACAAAAATCACAAGTGTCTTGAGTTACAACGACAACGACAATGGAATATCAAATGATCAGATAATTTATGAGTCGTCTTTGGCTGATGCGCTTATTCAGAACGAATCTTGGAATTATATGTACCACCCCATCATGACCGCAGACATCATGCAATATTAATTGGtttataaattaaggacttaaTCATCATCAGCAGGATCTAAGATTAAGAAATTTTTAGTATTAGTAATTACTACTAATTAGTACTTACTACTTCGGAGGGGTGTGTTTAAGTAAAGATTAATTAGTTTGTAAGAATAAGTCCATATATTGTTATTAGTTAATATTGGGGGTGTTTGTAACTTTGTGCAACTTGTAATTACTAattagtatgatttttttttcatttttaacaaCTTATGCAATTAGAAGTGGGAAATGTTTAGTATTATTGATAATCATTTTCAGCATagttacattattatttattggcttagattaatatttaaatacattgaTGCCACCTTAAAGTTGGTAGCTTTTCAACTCACGTGTATTGTCTAAACTATtagatatttcatatttatattcgacctaaatttttcatttatttacaGTGTTGTACGCACAAAAAATTATAAGTGATCAATACTTaacaaataaacaaatcaaAGTTAGATGctgatataattaaatattgagtATATAGTATTCCTTCGGtcttctgttttaatttatttgtcctaTTTTAGCTTGATATAaagtttgagaaagtaaagaattttttttaattttgtgatattataaactaaaaatatgtcaaatattaaaatgctattTAATCTTGTGGTATTAAACATGACatatgaaaagttgaaattagttattctagtattatttctttaataaatgtttgatttgttgtattaaaaatgcattgcataatttttgagaataagttgtttgtttacaaaaacaTCCTTCATATCCATATGTGTTTATACTGTGAAAAGTGATGTATAAAAAAGATTGgagaaagtatttttttctttttaaatattttatcctGAAATAAGTcatcacaaaattaattattattccaCTCATAGACCAGAATAATTTATCTcaatactaattattaattctGAAATAAAGTTATTCCAAACTTTACAAAGAAttaattgatactaaaaatTTATTTGAGAATCTTTATCTATCTCATCAAACATGTCCTTCgtgattaattttttatcaacattatatatatatatatatatatatatatgaggcTAAACAACAAGTACTATAAAACACAAATGTCCACGTTGAGCTTGAAATCCAACCTAAATTAAACTAGCAACACGCTTGATCAATGATCATGTATTAAGTTTATTctcatattattttctttgtatgtAGTAAAATATAAAGATGGTTTTCTTCtcgtattaattatttttgggattataattttgaattataattcTTGTATTGATTTACTTCAAATGAGATGTAGAATAAAATTATTCCCAAGTTTAATAGGATAAAATGTGatatctaaaatttaatttggaataaaatttatattttatttaattgacaATATAATAATCAGTAATATTATTCTCTGACATGATGCTAAACTTAttatttctcatctttgaaATTGATGTCTGCAATTCTCAATGAACTCTTTCTTTGTGGTTTTATGATAACCACATATAGGCGCAAGACCCATTTGGTGCAATCTTTTTCTGTTGTTTTTCTCTATTGGTTTTATTGCATCtcataatcaaattaattatgttatttaattaattccccccataaaattattattattgcataCACATAAGTACTACTTAtattttcaaccaaaaaaatcactattttggGTCCTGCTAATTTTTAATtactattatttaaaaaaaaaaattggtcatgGCTTCATCAAGTGGAACATCATCAGGGTCAGGGTCAAAGTCAGGGTCGGGGTCAGGGTCATATACACTTCTAAACTCGGGTTCAGAAGAAGATTTACAACAATTGATGGATGagagaaagaggaagagaaTGATATCAAATCGCGAATCAGCTCGGAGATCGAGAATGAAGAAACAAAAGCATTTGGATAATCTCATGTCCCGATTGTCCAATCTCATGAAAGAAAATAACGAAATATTGACAAGCAtgagtgtcacgacccaaaattaCCTGAATATTGAGGCTGAAAACTCAACCTAAGAGCACAAGTGTCTGAACTCAAACAAAGGTTCGAGTCCCTGACAAAAATCACAAGTGTCTTGAGTTACAACGACAACGACAATGGAATATCAAATGATCAGATAATTTATGAATCGTCTTTGGCTGATGCGCTTATTCAGAACGAATCTTGGAATTATATGTACCACCCCATCATGACCGCAGACATCATGCAATATTAATTGGTTTATAAATTAAGGGCTTAATCATCATCAGCAGGATCTAGGATTAAGAAATTTTTAGTATTAGTAATTACTACTAATTAATACTTACTACTTTGGAGGGGTGTGTTTAAGTAAAGATTAATTAGTTTGTAAGAATAAGTCCATATATTGTTATTAGTCAATATTGGGGGTGTTTGTAACTTTGTGCAACTTGTAATGGTTTTTTTCATTTCTAACAACTTATGCAATTGGAAGTGGCCAATTTTTAGTATTATTGATAACCATTTTCAGTATAGttacattattataatttattggcTTAGATTAATACTTAAATATATTAATGCTACCTTAAAGTTGGTAGCATTTCAACTCACGTGTATTGTCTAAACTATtagatatttcatatttatattcgactttatatttttttatttacagtGTTGTACgcacaaaaaaatataagtgATCAATACTTaacaaataaacaaatcaaAGTTAGATTCTGATATAGTTAAATATTGAGTATATAGTTTTCCCTGAGtctttctgttttaatttgtttgtcttattttaacttgatatgaaatttaataaaataaagaaaaaagttgaatttGGTGATATTCTAAacttaaaatatgtcaaattattaaaatactataaattttgtgatattaaacATGATATGTGAAAAGTTAACGGAAAATGACATAGTTTTAgtaattgaataaaaataatagaataaataaattgaaatgaaggaaatattataaatacttttaaaatattttttcttgtaatttCGAAAGTTgtattagtataattttaaagatttttttcttCGCGACTTAAAAAATCGTCCAAGGAGGAGCTTTGGCACAGTGATATGGTTTATTCTTactcaattaattagttattatctcaaaaagtcatattttttatattttatatttttaataaaaataactttttgagACAATAATTATTTGTTGAATGACAGTAAGaatcaattcatttttattgttgtgaAATTAGGGGTCATTTTGTTTGAAAACAAATTATGATGAGATTAATTATGTCGAAATTAGTTATTCTAGTATTATTTCTTTAGTAAATGTTTGGtttattgtattaaaaatgcattgcataatttttgagaataagttgtttgtttacaaaaatatactCAAATGATGTGAAAAGTGATGTATAAAAAAGATTGGagaaagtatttttttcattttaactattttatccTGAAATAAGTTATCACAAAATTATCATTCCACCCAGAGGCAAATATAGTCTATCTCAATACTAGTTAATTCTGCAATAAAATTATTCCAAACTTTACAAAGAAttaattgatactaaaaatTTATTCGAGAATTATCTTGCTTTATCTATCTCATCAAACATGTCCTTCGTGATTAATTTCTtatcaacatttttttatatatattaatataaatgagGCTAAACAACAAGTACTATAAATAAACACAAATGTCCAGTTGTCCACGTTGAGCTTGAAATCCAACCTAAATTAAACTAGCAACACACTTGATCTTGTATTAAGTTTATTCTCATATAATTTTCTTTGTATGTAGTAAAATTTAAAGATGGTTTGCTTCtcgtattaattatttttgagattataattttgaattttaattcttGTATTGATTTAATTCAAATGAGATATAGAATAAAATTATTCCCAAGTTTAATATGATAAAATgtgatatttaaaattaaatttggaataaaattgatattttattaaattgacAATATAATAATCAGTAATATTATTCTGTTTGGGTCACAtgaaagctaaaaaaaaaagctgaaaatgtgacctttcttctttattttgtttttttttttcaattatttattactCCTATCAGttttatatgttactttttctcATTTGTTTCTTCTTCCACTTCgtaccccttttttttttttaaaaaaaattgttttcctcTTCGAAACAAAATAACTCGTTCTAAgataatgaacaagtaaaagtgaatattTATGACCCTTACCGTGCTCTAGTCCTCTTTCGTCGTTCAATGcaatagtttatttaatttttaaacgTGATCTATTTAACTGATGATTATAACACATTTCACAATCCATCTTGGAGAGGGAAATTTATAAGCAATCACTGTTATTCTTTTCACTCGAAATTAGAGTATCACGCCAAACATAAAGATTGAATCAATAAATTATCGTAATAAATCTATGTAACATCATTTTATTATCTTCCAAAATCgttcaataaatatttaataagatGACAATATGTGTTGAACTGAATTTCAAATTATGTTAATTGTTAGGTATGAGAGATCTTTATGGACGGTGACTATGTCCCCATTTAAGGTGGTTGTAATTTTGTTTGTAtcaataaataaagatatatatgtttGTCACAATAAAGTTCTCTCAATTCTTGCTTTAAATAAGATCAAAGTCGCAtcttatatttgtttttgttgttcaaTCAATGATATAAGAGTTAATGAGATTGGTTATCACTAGACACACTCCAAACTATTTGGTGTAGTAAGCATCCATTTAGTTGTATTATTAAAGCATTACACTACAAAATAATTACTAATTTCCCATTAAAATTTTATTCCACggaaaaatattttaggaatattttcatgaatattttgattgaatcagtgaaaaagaaaagaaaaaaaaagtctaatAACTTTTCCTAGTATTTTAATGGAAATCTGTTTCCAATCATGCATTTTCTCAGTGAGCGGTCGATTCGACGATTCGATGAAAATGAAACAGAAAAACCATGTTCTATAGTATGAATTTCTTGTTGATTCGCGATAAGAAAAATCTTTGTTTTTAA
Proteins encoded in this window:
- the LOC125864514 gene encoding bZIP transcription factor 11-like, with the translated sequence MVMASSSGTSSGSRSGSGSGSGSGSYTLLNSGSEEDLQQLMDERKRKRMISNRESARRSRMKKQKHLDDLMSRLSNLMKENNEILTSMSVTTQNYLNIEAENSILRAQVSELKQRFESLTKITSVLSYNDNDNGISNDQIIYESSLADALIQNESWNYMYHPIMTADIMQY